The sequence TCCCCGCAGGGCGCCGCCGAGCTGCCCCGGGACCCCGCCGACCGCTGACCCCCGGCCGAGCGCCGAGGGCCCGGCCGAGGGCCGAGGGCCCAGTGACCGGCGGGGACACGGCCGGCAGGACGGGTGCGGGTGCGGATCGGCCCCCGCTGGACGAGAGCAGGGACCGACCCCTGGACCGGCGAGCCGAAGCCGCCGACCCCGCGTCGCGAGCCGGCGACCGGGACGCCGACACACGCAGCACAGTCAAGAGCCCCCGGCCCCGGCACACCAGGAAGTTCTCCGGCAGTTTCCGGCCGGGCTCGGCCAGCACCGACGTCAGCCGGTCAGGACGACCTGGTACGCCTCGGCCAGCCGGCCCAGCGGCAAGCCCGCCGCGGCCGCATTGGCCCCGTTCCACTCCCGCAGCATCTTCTCCAGCCCCTCACCGAGGTGCCCGGTCTGGCTGGCGTGCGCCCGCAGCGCCGCCAGCTTCCGGCCGAAGGCGTCGGTGATGTCGACCCAGCGGTCGGCGACGGCGCCGCCGGACAGCCAGACCTCGGGGACCGTCCAGGCCTGCAGACCCTCGTCCGCGAGCAGGGACGGGTGCGCGAACGGGTTGCGCGCGTCCGGGTAGACCGCGCACAGCGTCGCCTCGCCGACGGCCAGGTGGTCCGGGTGCGAGGGGGCGATCCGCTGGAAGTTGCGGGTCGGGGTGGAGGTCAGCACCAGCTGCGGGCGGATCCGGCGGATCTGCCGCGCGATGTCCCGGCGCAGCTCGTGGGTGACGTACACCTGGCCGTCCGGGTAGCCGAGGAACGTCACGTCGGTCACCCCGACCGCCGCGGCCGCGGCCCGCTGCTCGCCCTCGCGCAGGACCGGCATCTGGTCCCGCGGCGTCTCGTCGAAGCCGCCGGCGTCCCCGTACGTCACGATGCAGTACGCGACCTCGACGCCGGCGGCGGTCCAGCCGGCGATCGTGCCGGCCGAGCCGAAGTCGACGTCGTCGGGGTGCGCCACCACGACCAGCACACGTTCGGGCACAGTCACCTGCGGGCTGGTCACGGCGCGGATCGTACCGGGCCGGACCCGTCGCCCAAGGGGCTATGGGCGGGCTCGGCTGGTGTACGGACCCTCCGGTCGGCTAATACCTACCAATGGAGCCGACGACGCCCTTGTCCCGGACCGTCGTGTCCCGGGTCGCGATGGCGGCCGGGGCCGCGCTGGCCGGGGCGGCGTTCGCGGTGGTCGCGGTCTGGCTGGTCGGGCGGCTGCCCGGCTCGCGCGCCGTCGGCGACCTCGCGTCGGTGGCGGCGGCCGGACTGGCCGCGGCGGCCGGACTGGTCGCGGCCCGGCGGACGCACGGCCGGGTCCGCCGGGGCTGGCTGCTGCTGGCCACGGGCTGCGGGATCGACGCCCTCGGCCAGCTGTCCTGGACGGCCCACCAGCTCGGCAGCGGCGTCCCGGCCCCGGACGACTGGCTCACCTCGGGCCTGCTGATCGGCTCGGTCGCGGTCTCGCTGCCGGGCCTGCTGCTGCTGCCGGCCCGGCGGCTGGACCGGCGCCGCGCGTTGCGGCTGCTGCTGGACGTGCTGATGGTCGGCACCGCGCTCGGGGTGGCCGGCTGGGCGCTGATCATCGGCCCGGCGCTGGCCCGGCCCGGCGGCGGCCGGATGGTCCTGGACTACGGCCTGCCGTACTCGGTGGCCGCGGTCGTCACCCTGGCCGTGGTCGTGCTGGTCGCGGCCCAGGCCGGCGGCCGCTGGCTGGTGCCGGTGCTGCTGGTCTGCGGCGGGCTGGCGGTGCGCGCGATCGGCCGGCTCGCCCTGGTCGGCCTGATCATCCGGGACGAGTACACCGCCGGCGGCGCGCTCGACCTGTGCTGGATCGCCGGGTTCGGGCTGATC comes from Mycobacteriales bacterium and encodes:
- a CDS encoding PIG-L deacetylase family protein; the encoded protein is MTSPQVTVPERVLVVVAHPDDVDFGSAGTIAGWTAAGVEVAYCIVTYGDAGGFDETPRDQMPVLREGEQRAAAAAVGVTDVTFLGYPDGQVYVTHELRRDIARQIRRIRPQLVLTSTPTRNFQRIAPSHPDHLAVGEATLCAVYPDARNPFAHPSLLADEGLQAWTVPEVWLSGGAVADRWVDITDAFGRKLAALRAHASQTGHLGEGLEKMLREWNGANAAAAGLPLGRLAEAYQVVLTG